From the Megalops cyprinoides isolate fMegCyp1 chromosome 21, fMegCyp1.pri, whole genome shotgun sequence genome, one window contains:
- the dennd3a gene encoding DENN domain-containing protein 3 isoform X2, with the protein MADNLPSGLLEACVVVGASNDKLKEVFQSLQQGKEKESPPLEAEVLQVHAPPFVTKETAGGPQGSSGFGRVQRRRSFIKKKKDRPATPASDDTTKDSEAADEDVSVPKDIDLVALPQLCFPGGLQISSDSREDSFHFLVFTDVLGNQTYGVVVQYCRPVQIYQDSSLYQNGHWSSSKVPRLYATFGICVISKYPYYNALRDCLSCLLVQLKTCRMADFQERVKEFAAKLALVPIPPPGQFQVAFNLRPLQIVLPAKEDKENPTVDLDLHLPFLCFKPRQLLQIITCILTEQRLVFLSSNWARLTLMAECFMLFIRPLLWQHPYVPILSQQMLDFIMAPTSFLMGCHLHHFEEVAAETDDLILINIDDGTLSSLSLENVDIPDVPLDAEECFVKRMESIQFHYDLDVCHLGTSTDINEQRMQRRQWQQRLNSEIQTVTLELIVNIFREVQDHLNYEHRVFNSEEFLRSQDPLDQPFYKKVLDTHIFHSFLKDRLNRKMDSFTRLERSTRSEAQRMKATLDSPRRPTMQQMARKHSGPETRLSRRLGASLPNLGEEQPHGLPMRQTSLKKLSYDASVTSLKIPEKSLKTFKLPEFPPPLAYHYVQNYYSEVIGLLGKAMASLPPENSALLARYHYLRGVVNTVAGKRLDALADFQNLYRTDIDIFPGELAQSLVESLLPDERAQAERRSELKRLVSKAKKERDTDGASRGDDGGGVKKFQLPRTHMRLEDFVKRVQESGIVKDVATIHRLFEALTVGQIKQVDPEVFRVFYTFWKETEAEAQDVYLPAGVIEHLDTHECVYKLSSSVKTSHGVGKIAMTQKRLFLLTEGRPGYVEITKFRDIEEVKISSAPFLLLRIPSLKIKSSLRKEMFEANLKSECDLWNLMVKEMWAGRKMADDHKDPQYMQLALTNVLLMDAVVGCLQSQKAIYAATKLAYFDRMKLEVPMMVPKTTSETLKHKINPSVDQTEPRAVDVLLYTPGQLSVSDPDSDGNPKLWCALSDGKVVVFDAASWSMQQSCVQAGASRLNCMLGLDLYQVWIGSQDSVIYIINTRSMSCNKQLTEHRNEVTGFALEERGEAYSQRQAYSCSVDGTVIIWDVSTLQVRKQFRLSCDRLQSIQLFSGILWCCARDCIMEMRKNGVPHRRLSLPEHLSSRPSTFSGFTLLTEKEQLWTGCAEAAELCVWHTRDLAKPFQRIPLQDCEGVTCMIKVKNQIWVGCRGWSQGKVRGKIYVVDTDKHTVEKELVAHTDSVQALCSAEDRYVLSGSACEDGKIAIWKVE; encoded by the exons ATGGCAGATAACCTTCCGTCTGGGCTGCTGGAAGCATGTGTCGTTGTTGGAGCCTCCAATGATAAGTTGAAGGAAGTCTTCCAG TCACTGCAgcaggggaaggagaaggagtcCCCACCGCTGGAAGCAGAGGTCTTGCAAGTGCATGCACCTCCCTTTGTGACCAAGGAGACTGCGGGGGGACCCCAGGGCTCGAGCGGGTTTGGCAGGGTCCAGCGCCGGCGCTCCTTCATCAAGAAGAAGAAGGACAGACCCGCAACGCCCGCCAGCGATGATACCACCAAGGACAGTGAAGCAGCTGACGAGGATGTCAGCGTCCCGAAAGACATTGATCTCGTGGCACTTCCCCAGCTCTGCTTCCCTG GAGGGCTCCAGATATCCAGTGACTCAAGAGAAGACTCTTTCCATTTCCTCGTTTTCACTGATGTCCTTGGAAACCAGACATATGGAGTGGTTGTTCAGTATTGCAGGCCAGTGCAG aTCTACCAGGACAGTTCACTGTACCAGAATGGGCACTGGTCATCCTCAAAGGTCCCACGGCTCTATGCTACCTTTGGAATCTGCGTCATCTCCAAATACCCCTACTACAATGCCCTCAGAGACTGCCTGTCATG CCTCCTGGTTCAGCTGAAGACATGCCGGATGGCAGACTTTCAGGAGCGGGTCAAGGAGTTTGCCGCCAAGCTGGCACTAGTACCCATCCCTCCTCCAGGACAGTTTCAAGTG GCATTTAACCTCAGGCCGCTGCAAATCGTGCTGCCAGCTAAAGAGGACAAGGAGAACCCCACTGTGGACCTGGACCTCCATCTGCCGTTCCTGTGCTTCAAGCCCCGCCAGCTTTTACAG ATCATCACCTGTATCCTGACGGAGCAGAGGTTGGTGTTCCTGTCCTCGAACTGGGCGCGGCTCACACTGATGGCCGAGTGCTTCATGCTCTTCATCCGGCCGTTGCTGTGGCAGCACCCCTACGTCCCCATCCTCTCCCAACAAATGCTGGACTTCATCATGGCTCCCACCTCCTTCCTCATGGGCTGCCACCTCCACCACTTTGAGGAGGTTGCCGCG GAAACGGATGATCTGATCTTGATAAATATCGATGATGGGACCTTGTCGTCCTTGAGCTTGGAGAATGTCGACATTCCAGATGTGCCATTGGATGCTGAGGAGTGTTTTGTAAAACG GATGGAGAGCATCCAGTTTCATTATGACTTGGACGTCTGCCATCTGGGGACCAGCACAGACATCAATGAGCAGAGGATGCAGAGAAGGCAGTGGCAACAGAGGCTCAACAGCGAAATCCAGACTGTCACTTTAGAGCTCATCGTCAACATCTTCAG GGAAGTCCAGGATCACCTAAACTATGAGCACAGAGTGTTTAACAGTGAAGAGTTCCTGCGGTCCCAGGACCCCTTGGACCAGCCCTTTTATAAAAAg GTcttggacacacacatattccacTCCTTCTTGAAGGATCGCCTCAACAGGAAGATGGACTCTTTCACACGTTTGGAGAGGAGCACTCGTTCTGAGGCCCAGAG gaTGAAGGCCACGCTGGACTCCCCCCGCCGGCCCACCATGCAGCAGATGGCCCGCAAGCACAGCGGCCCCGAGACGCGTCTGAGCCGGAGGCTGGGCGCCAGCCTGCCCAACCTGGGAGAGGAGCAGCCCCACGGCCTGCCCATGCGCCAGACCTCGCTCAAGAAGCTCAGCTATGACGCCAGTGTGACCT CCCTGAAGATTCCAGAGAAGTCTTTGAAAACGTTCAAGCTTCCTGAGTTCCCGCCGCCCCTGGCCTACCACTATGTGCAGAACTACTACTCCGAAGTGATCGGCCTTCTGGGAAAAGCCATGGCCTCGCTGCCGCCAGAGAACTCTGCACTGCTGGCCCGCTACCACTACCTGCGTGGCGTGGTAAACACGGTGGCCGGTAAGCGCCTGGACGCCCTCGCCGATTTCCAGAACCTGTACCGGACGGATATTGACATCTTCCCCGGAGAGCTGGCACAGTCGCTGGTGGAGTCACTGCTGCCTGACGAGCGGGCGCAGGCGGAACGGCGGTCTGAGCTCAAGCGGCTCGTCAGCAAGGCGAAGAAGGAGCGTGACACTGATGGGGCCAGCCGCGGCGACGACGGCGGAGGCGTCAAGAAGTTCCAGCTGCCCCGGACGCACATGCGCCTGGAGGACTTTGTTAAGCGCGTCCAGGAGTCAGGCATCGTGAAGGACGTTGCCACCATCCACCGGCTCTTTGAGGCGCTGACCGTGG GCCAGATCAAGCAGGTTGACCCAGAAGTGTTCCGAGTCTTCTACACCTTCTGGAAGGAGACAGAGGCGGAGGCACAGGACGTGTACCTGCCCGCCGGGGTCATTGAGCACCTGGACACCCACGAGTGCGTGTACAAGCTTTCCTCATCTGTCAAGACCAGCCACGGTGTGGGCAAGATTGCCATGACTCAAAAGCGGCTCTTCCTGCTCACTGAGGGCCGGCCAGGATACGTGGAGATCACCAAGTTCAGGGACATTGAG GAAGTGAAAATCTCCTCCGCTCCCTTCCTGCTGCTGAGAATCCCCTCGCTGAAGATCAAGAGCAGCCTGAGGAAGGAGATGTTCGAGGCCAACCTGAAGTCTGAGTGTGACCTGTGGAACCTCATGGTCAAGGAGATGTGGGCCGGGAGGAAGATGGCAGATGACCACAAG GACCCTCAGTACATGCAGTTGGCTCTCACCAATGTTCTCCTCATGGATGCCGTGGTTGGCTGCCTTCAGTCACAGAAGGCAATCTACGCCGCCACCAAACTGGCCTACTTCGACAGGATGAAGCTGGAAG TACCCATGATGGTCCCGAAAACGACGTCGGAGACCCTGAAGCACAAGATCAACCCGTCCGTGGACCAGACGGAGCCGCGGGCGGTGGACGTGCTGCTGTACACCCCAG GCCAGCTGAGCGTGTCAGACCCGGACAGCGATGGGAACCCCAAGCTGTGGTGTGCGCTGAGCGATGGGAAGGTGGTGGTGTTCGACGCGGCCAGCTGGTCCATGCAGCAGAGCTGTGTCCAAGCCGGGGCGTCACGCCTG aactgcatgctgggattggACCTGTATCAAGTGTGGATTGGCTCCCAGGATTCTGTCATTTACATAATCAACACCCGCAGCATGTCCTGCAATAAGCAGCTGACAGAACATCGAAACGAGGTGACTGGCTTTGCCCtggaagagaggggggaagcATACAG CCAAAGGCAGGCCTACTCCTGCAGTGTGGATGGAACAGTGATAATCTGGGATGTCTCAACACTGCAAGTGAGAAAGCAGTTTCGGCTGAGCTGTGACAGGCTGCAGTCAATTCAGCTGTTCAGTGGGATTCTATGGTGCT GTGCCCGAGACTGCATCATGGAGATGAGGAAGAACGGGGTGCCCCACCGCCGGCTGTCCCTCCCTGAGCACCTCAGCAGCAGGCCAAGCACCTTCAGTGGCTTCACCCTCCTCACAGAG AAGGAGCAGCTGTGGACAGGCTGCGCGGAAGCAGCCGAGCTCTGCGTGTGGCACACCCGGGATCTGGCCAAGCCTTTCCAGAGGATTCCGCTGCAGGACTGCGAAGGGGTCACCTGTATGATCAAGGTCAAGAACCAG ATCTGGGTCGGCTGCCGGGGGTGGAGCCAGGGGAAGGTGAGGGGGAAGATTTACGTGGTggacacagacaagcacactgTGGAGAAGGAGCTGGTGGCACACACTGACAGTGTGCAGGCCCTGTGCTCCGCTGAGGACCGCTATGTGCTCAGCGGCTCGGCTTGCGAAGACGGGAAAATTGCCATCTGGAAGGTGGAGTAG
- the dennd3a gene encoding DENN domain-containing protein 3 isoform X1, which yields MADNLPSGLLEACVVVGASNDKLKEVFQSLQQGKEKESPPLEAEVLQVHAPPFVTKETAGGPQGSSGFGRVQRRRSFIKKKKDRPATPASDDTTKDSEAADEDVSVPKDIDLVALPQLCFPGGLQISSDSREDSFHFLVFTDVLGNQTYGVVVQYCRPVQIYQDSSLYQNGHWSSSKVPRLYATFGICVISKYPYYNALRDCLSCLLVQLKTCRMADFQERVKEFAAKLALVPIPPPGQFQVAFNLRPLQIVLPAKEDKENPTVDLDLHLPFLCFKPRQLLQIITCILTEQRLVFLSSNWARLTLMAECFMLFIRPLLWQHPYVPILSQQMLDFIMAPTSFLMGCHLHHFEEVAAETDDLILINIDDGTLSSLSLENVDIPDVPLDAEECFVKRMESIQFHYDLDVCHLGTSTDINEQRMQRRQWQQRLNSEIQTVTLELIVNIFREVQDHLNYEHRVFNSEEFLRSQDPLDQPFYKKVLDTHIFHSFLKDRLNRKMDSFTRLERSTRSEAQRMKATLDSPRRPTMQQMARKHSGPETRLSRRLGASLPNLGEEQPHGLPMRQTSLKKLSYDASVTSALKIPEKSLKTFKLPEFPPPLAYHYVQNYYSEVIGLLGKAMASLPPENSALLARYHYLRGVVNTVAGKRLDALADFQNLYRTDIDIFPGELAQSLVESLLPDERAQAERRSELKRLVSKAKKERDTDGASRGDDGGGVKKFQLPRTHMRLEDFVKRVQESGIVKDVATIHRLFEALTVGQIKQVDPEVFRVFYTFWKETEAEAQDVYLPAGVIEHLDTHECVYKLSSSVKTSHGVGKIAMTQKRLFLLTEGRPGYVEITKFRDIEEVKISSAPFLLLRIPSLKIKSSLRKEMFEANLKSECDLWNLMVKEMWAGRKMADDHKDPQYMQLALTNVLLMDAVVGCLQSQKAIYAATKLAYFDRMKLEVPMMVPKTTSETLKHKINPSVDQTEPRAVDVLLYTPGQLSVSDPDSDGNPKLWCALSDGKVVVFDAASWSMQQSCVQAGASRLNCMLGLDLYQVWIGSQDSVIYIINTRSMSCNKQLTEHRNEVTGFALEERGEAYSQRQAYSCSVDGTVIIWDVSTLQVRKQFRLSCDRLQSIQLFSGILWCCARDCIMEMRKNGVPHRRLSLPEHLSSRPSTFSGFTLLTEKEQLWTGCAEAAELCVWHTRDLAKPFQRIPLQDCEGVTCMIKVKNQIWVGCRGWSQGKVRGKIYVVDTDKHTVEKELVAHTDSVQALCSAEDRYVLSGSACEDGKIAIWKVE from the exons ATGGCAGATAACCTTCCGTCTGGGCTGCTGGAAGCATGTGTCGTTGTTGGAGCCTCCAATGATAAGTTGAAGGAAGTCTTCCAG TCACTGCAgcaggggaaggagaaggagtcCCCACCGCTGGAAGCAGAGGTCTTGCAAGTGCATGCACCTCCCTTTGTGACCAAGGAGACTGCGGGGGGACCCCAGGGCTCGAGCGGGTTTGGCAGGGTCCAGCGCCGGCGCTCCTTCATCAAGAAGAAGAAGGACAGACCCGCAACGCCCGCCAGCGATGATACCACCAAGGACAGTGAAGCAGCTGACGAGGATGTCAGCGTCCCGAAAGACATTGATCTCGTGGCACTTCCCCAGCTCTGCTTCCCTG GAGGGCTCCAGATATCCAGTGACTCAAGAGAAGACTCTTTCCATTTCCTCGTTTTCACTGATGTCCTTGGAAACCAGACATATGGAGTGGTTGTTCAGTATTGCAGGCCAGTGCAG aTCTACCAGGACAGTTCACTGTACCAGAATGGGCACTGGTCATCCTCAAAGGTCCCACGGCTCTATGCTACCTTTGGAATCTGCGTCATCTCCAAATACCCCTACTACAATGCCCTCAGAGACTGCCTGTCATG CCTCCTGGTTCAGCTGAAGACATGCCGGATGGCAGACTTTCAGGAGCGGGTCAAGGAGTTTGCCGCCAAGCTGGCACTAGTACCCATCCCTCCTCCAGGACAGTTTCAAGTG GCATTTAACCTCAGGCCGCTGCAAATCGTGCTGCCAGCTAAAGAGGACAAGGAGAACCCCACTGTGGACCTGGACCTCCATCTGCCGTTCCTGTGCTTCAAGCCCCGCCAGCTTTTACAG ATCATCACCTGTATCCTGACGGAGCAGAGGTTGGTGTTCCTGTCCTCGAACTGGGCGCGGCTCACACTGATGGCCGAGTGCTTCATGCTCTTCATCCGGCCGTTGCTGTGGCAGCACCCCTACGTCCCCATCCTCTCCCAACAAATGCTGGACTTCATCATGGCTCCCACCTCCTTCCTCATGGGCTGCCACCTCCACCACTTTGAGGAGGTTGCCGCG GAAACGGATGATCTGATCTTGATAAATATCGATGATGGGACCTTGTCGTCCTTGAGCTTGGAGAATGTCGACATTCCAGATGTGCCATTGGATGCTGAGGAGTGTTTTGTAAAACG GATGGAGAGCATCCAGTTTCATTATGACTTGGACGTCTGCCATCTGGGGACCAGCACAGACATCAATGAGCAGAGGATGCAGAGAAGGCAGTGGCAACAGAGGCTCAACAGCGAAATCCAGACTGTCACTTTAGAGCTCATCGTCAACATCTTCAG GGAAGTCCAGGATCACCTAAACTATGAGCACAGAGTGTTTAACAGTGAAGAGTTCCTGCGGTCCCAGGACCCCTTGGACCAGCCCTTTTATAAAAAg GTcttggacacacacatattccacTCCTTCTTGAAGGATCGCCTCAACAGGAAGATGGACTCTTTCACACGTTTGGAGAGGAGCACTCGTTCTGAGGCCCAGAG gaTGAAGGCCACGCTGGACTCCCCCCGCCGGCCCACCATGCAGCAGATGGCCCGCAAGCACAGCGGCCCCGAGACGCGTCTGAGCCGGAGGCTGGGCGCCAGCCTGCCCAACCTGGGAGAGGAGCAGCCCCACGGCCTGCCCATGCGCCAGACCTCGCTCAAGAAGCTCAGCTATGACGCCAGTGTGACCT CAGCCCTGAAGATTCCAGAGAAGTCTTTGAAAACGTTCAAGCTTCCTGAGTTCCCGCCGCCCCTGGCCTACCACTATGTGCAGAACTACTACTCCGAAGTGATCGGCCTTCTGGGAAAAGCCATGGCCTCGCTGCCGCCAGAGAACTCTGCACTGCTGGCCCGCTACCACTACCTGCGTGGCGTGGTAAACACGGTGGCCGGTAAGCGCCTGGACGCCCTCGCCGATTTCCAGAACCTGTACCGGACGGATATTGACATCTTCCCCGGAGAGCTGGCACAGTCGCTGGTGGAGTCACTGCTGCCTGACGAGCGGGCGCAGGCGGAACGGCGGTCTGAGCTCAAGCGGCTCGTCAGCAAGGCGAAGAAGGAGCGTGACACTGATGGGGCCAGCCGCGGCGACGACGGCGGAGGCGTCAAGAAGTTCCAGCTGCCCCGGACGCACATGCGCCTGGAGGACTTTGTTAAGCGCGTCCAGGAGTCAGGCATCGTGAAGGACGTTGCCACCATCCACCGGCTCTTTGAGGCGCTGACCGTGG GCCAGATCAAGCAGGTTGACCCAGAAGTGTTCCGAGTCTTCTACACCTTCTGGAAGGAGACAGAGGCGGAGGCACAGGACGTGTACCTGCCCGCCGGGGTCATTGAGCACCTGGACACCCACGAGTGCGTGTACAAGCTTTCCTCATCTGTCAAGACCAGCCACGGTGTGGGCAAGATTGCCATGACTCAAAAGCGGCTCTTCCTGCTCACTGAGGGCCGGCCAGGATACGTGGAGATCACCAAGTTCAGGGACATTGAG GAAGTGAAAATCTCCTCCGCTCCCTTCCTGCTGCTGAGAATCCCCTCGCTGAAGATCAAGAGCAGCCTGAGGAAGGAGATGTTCGAGGCCAACCTGAAGTCTGAGTGTGACCTGTGGAACCTCATGGTCAAGGAGATGTGGGCCGGGAGGAAGATGGCAGATGACCACAAG GACCCTCAGTACATGCAGTTGGCTCTCACCAATGTTCTCCTCATGGATGCCGTGGTTGGCTGCCTTCAGTCACAGAAGGCAATCTACGCCGCCACCAAACTGGCCTACTTCGACAGGATGAAGCTGGAAG TACCCATGATGGTCCCGAAAACGACGTCGGAGACCCTGAAGCACAAGATCAACCCGTCCGTGGACCAGACGGAGCCGCGGGCGGTGGACGTGCTGCTGTACACCCCAG GCCAGCTGAGCGTGTCAGACCCGGACAGCGATGGGAACCCCAAGCTGTGGTGTGCGCTGAGCGATGGGAAGGTGGTGGTGTTCGACGCGGCCAGCTGGTCCATGCAGCAGAGCTGTGTCCAAGCCGGGGCGTCACGCCTG aactgcatgctgggattggACCTGTATCAAGTGTGGATTGGCTCCCAGGATTCTGTCATTTACATAATCAACACCCGCAGCATGTCCTGCAATAAGCAGCTGACAGAACATCGAAACGAGGTGACTGGCTTTGCCCtggaagagaggggggaagcATACAG CCAAAGGCAGGCCTACTCCTGCAGTGTGGATGGAACAGTGATAATCTGGGATGTCTCAACACTGCAAGTGAGAAAGCAGTTTCGGCTGAGCTGTGACAGGCTGCAGTCAATTCAGCTGTTCAGTGGGATTCTATGGTGCT GTGCCCGAGACTGCATCATGGAGATGAGGAAGAACGGGGTGCCCCACCGCCGGCTGTCCCTCCCTGAGCACCTCAGCAGCAGGCCAAGCACCTTCAGTGGCTTCACCCTCCTCACAGAG AAGGAGCAGCTGTGGACAGGCTGCGCGGAAGCAGCCGAGCTCTGCGTGTGGCACACCCGGGATCTGGCCAAGCCTTTCCAGAGGATTCCGCTGCAGGACTGCGAAGGGGTCACCTGTATGATCAAGGTCAAGAACCAG ATCTGGGTCGGCTGCCGGGGGTGGAGCCAGGGGAAGGTGAGGGGGAAGATTTACGTGGTggacacagacaagcacactgTGGAGAAGGAGCTGGTGGCACACACTGACAGTGTGCAGGCCCTGTGCTCCGCTGAGGACCGCTATGTGCTCAGCGGCTCGGCTTGCGAAGACGGGAAAATTGCCATCTGGAAGGTGGAGTAG